A single genomic interval of Roseomonas aeriglobus harbors:
- a CDS encoding M20/M25/M40 family metallo-hydrolase: protein MTRVLPLAAALLASTAAHAQDDAAARITQTVRTLASDTFEGRAPGTAGEERTIGYLIARFEQLGLQPAGPDGQWVQRVPLVHTKLGTPTTLAFKGAADMPLQLGTDVYLSTIRPDDRSVIDAPVVFVGYGVKAPERQWDDFKGADLKGKVVVFLVNDPDFEAKAGEPAAGKFGDRTMTYYGRWTYKFEEAARQGAVGALIVHDTAGAGYGWNVVVSPGGENYDIERKPDALTSVRLQGWIADAAARRLFASAGQDLDTLKAAARRPDFRPIELTGIRFAADVPVAHEGLISRNVLARIPGTTRPDEVVMFGAHWDAYGKGKPDAQGRIYRAGANDDALGIAGMFEIARGLMAGPKPERSVVFAAWTAEERGLLGSEYYAANPVYPMAKTVANLTLDILQTAGAANDVVLVGKGQNTLEDDMARVAATQGRRVTPESLPERGLFYRADHFSFAKRGVPVMLLMGIAGASDLKQGGVKAGQAWIDAYTGQCYHQACDAWSPDWNLAGAMQDIALVGRIGGELARGRAWPQWKPGSEFRAIREKSLAEARSR from the coding sequence ATGACCCGCGTCCTCCCGCTCGCCGCCGCGCTGCTCGCGTCCACTGCCGCCCATGCGCAGGACGATGCCGCCGCCCGCATCACCCAGACGGTCCGCACGCTCGCCTCCGATACGTTCGAAGGCCGCGCGCCCGGCACCGCAGGCGAAGAGCGGACGATCGGTTATCTCATCGCCCGCTTCGAGCAACTCGGCCTGCAACCCGCCGGCCCGGACGGCCAGTGGGTCCAGCGTGTACCCTTGGTCCACACCAAACTCGGCACGCCGACGACGCTCGCCTTCAAGGGCGCGGCCGACATGCCGCTCCAACTCGGCACCGATGTCTACCTGTCGACGATCCGCCCCGACGATCGTTCGGTGATCGACGCGCCGGTGGTCTTTGTCGGCTACGGCGTGAAGGCGCCCGAGCGCCAGTGGGACGATTTCAAGGGCGCCGACCTGAAGGGCAAGGTCGTCGTCTTCCTGGTGAATGACCCCGATTTCGAAGCGAAAGCCGGCGAACCCGCCGCTGGCAAGTTCGGCGACCGGACGATGACCTATTACGGCCGCTGGACCTACAAGTTCGAGGAAGCGGCCCGACAGGGTGCGGTCGGGGCGTTGATCGTCCACGATACCGCCGGCGCCGGCTATGGCTGGAACGTGGTCGTCAGCCCCGGCGGCGAGAATTACGATATCGAGCGCAAGCCCGACGCGTTGACCAGCGTTCGCCTGCAGGGCTGGATCGCCGACGCCGCCGCGCGCCGCCTGTTCGCGTCGGCGGGGCAGGACCTCGATACCCTGAAGGCCGCCGCGCGCCGGCCCGACTTCCGCCCGATCGAACTGACCGGCATCCGCTTCGCCGCCGATGTGCCGGTGGCGCACGAGGGGCTGATCAGCCGCAACGTTCTCGCCCGCATCCCCGGCACGACGAGGCCGGACGAGGTCGTGATGTTCGGTGCGCACTGGGATGCCTATGGCAAGGGCAAACCCGATGCCCAGGGTCGCATCTACCGTGCCGGGGCCAATGACGATGCGTTGGGCATCGCCGGCATGTTCGAGATCGCGCGCGGGCTGATGGCAGGCCCGAAGCCCGAGCGCAGTGTCGTCTTTGCCGCCTGGACCGCAGAAGAACGAGGGCTGCTGGGTTCGGAATATTACGCCGCCAATCCGGTCTATCCGATGGCGAAGACGGTCGCCAATCTGACGCTCGACATCCTCCAGACCGCAGGCGCGGCCAACGATGTGGTTCTGGTCGGCAAGGGCCAGAATACGCTGGAGGACGACATGGCCCGCGTCGCCGCGACGCAGGGGCGGCGGGTAACGCCCGAGAGCCTGCCCGAACGCGGTCTGTTCTACCGCGCCGACCATTTCAGCTTTGCCAAGCGCGGCGTGCCCGTGATGCTGCTGATGGGGATCGCCGGCGCCTCCGATCTCAAACAGGGCGGCGTGAAGGCCGGGCAGGCCTGGATCGATGCCTATACCGGCCAATGCTATCACCAGGCCTGCGACGCCTGGAGCCCCGATTGGAACCTGGCCGGGGCGATGCAGGACATTGCGCTGGTCGGGCGGATCGGGGGCGAACTCGCCCGCGGCAGGGCATGGCCGCAGTGGAAGCCGGGGTCCGAATTTCGCGCCATTCGGGAAAAGAGCCTGGCGGAAGCGCGCTCGCGTTAA
- a CDS encoding class I SAM-dependent methyltransferase, with the protein MAALMHGTRYGNRGRKAARGETTTTGRIFAAMGARVLDRVDRGLVSGGIDATLPDGTRRRLGGRAPGPEPVVHVRSWRALWRLATGGSAGWYEAWAAGDWSSPDPVPLFDLFMRNRASLGTTARAAAWSRGLRRLRHWLRRNGPAQARRNIAYHYDLGNDFYAPWLDASMTYSSALFPRDAMTLEEGQAAKLAAMLDRTGTKPGDTILEIGCGWGSFAEVAVAGGRQLHGITLSTEQRDYAATRVGHGARFTLTDYRAVTGTYDAIVSIEMVEAVGREYWPDYLRVIAHALKPGGRAAIQLITIDDAIFEAYAGNVDFIQQYVFPGGLLICESEFRAIAEREGLVWRDARAFGLDYAETLKMWRERFDAAYADGRLPREFGQDFVDLWRYYLMYCEGGFRGGGIDVLQVTLVKEGA; encoded by the coding sequence ATGGCCGCGCTGATGCACGGGACACGGTACGGCAATCGCGGGCGCAAGGCGGCCAGGGGCGAAACGACGACCACGGGCCGCATCTTTGCCGCGATGGGCGCCCGTGTGCTCGACCGCGTCGATCGTGGACTGGTCTCGGGTGGGATCGATGCGACGCTGCCCGATGGCACGCGCCGCCGGCTCGGTGGGCGAGCGCCGGGGCCCGAGCCGGTCGTCCATGTCCGCAGTTGGCGGGCGCTGTGGAGACTGGCAACGGGCGGCTCGGCCGGATGGTACGAGGCGTGGGCAGCGGGCGACTGGTCAAGCCCGGATCCGGTGCCGCTGTTCGACCTGTTCATGCGCAACCGGGCATCGCTCGGCACGACGGCGCGTGCGGCGGCATGGTCGCGGGGGCTGCGACGCCTGCGCCACTGGCTCCGACGCAATGGTCCGGCCCAGGCGCGGCGCAACATCGCCTATCATTACGACCTGGGGAACGACTTCTACGCGCCCTGGCTCGATGCCAGCATGACCTATTCCAGCGCGCTGTTTCCGCGTGACGCCATGACGTTGGAGGAGGGGCAGGCGGCCAAACTCGCCGCGATGCTCGATCGCACGGGGACGAAGCCGGGCGATACGATTCTCGAAATCGGGTGCGGCTGGGGGTCGTTCGCCGAGGTCGCGGTGGCGGGCGGGCGGCAGCTCCATGGTATCACGCTGTCGACCGAACAGCGCGACTATGCCGCTACCCGGGTCGGGCACGGCGCGCGCTTCACGCTGACCGACTATCGCGCGGTGACCGGCACCTACGATGCCATCGTCAGCATCGAGATGGTTGAGGCGGTCGGCCGCGAATATTGGCCCGACTATCTTCGCGTCATCGCCCACGCGCTGAAGCCCGGCGGGCGCGCAGCGATCCAGCTCATCACGATCGATGACGCGATCTTCGAGGCATATGCCGGCAACGTCGATTTCATTCAGCAATATGTCTTCCCCGGCGGCCTGCTGATCTGCGAAAGCGAATTCCGCGCGATCGCCGAGCGCGAAGGCTTGGTCTGGCGCGACGCCCGAGCGTTCGGACTCGATTATGCCGAGACACTGAAGATGTGGCGCGAGCGGTTCGACGCGGCCTATGCCGATGGCCGCTTGCCACGCGAATTCGGACAGGATTTCGTCGACTTGTGGCGCTATTATCTGATGTATTGCGAAGGCGGCTTCCGCGGCGGCGGGATCGATGTGCTGCAGGTGACATTGGTGAAGGAGGGGGCATGA
- a CDS encoding Hsp70 family protein, whose amino-acid sequence MGLDFGTTNTVVSLSDGQGRSDLIAFAGAEATGEVFRSALCFWEEERGWNGIAHEAGPWAIAEFLSAPLDSRFIQSFKTVAASPLFERALIFNTPFRFEDMGRLFLQSLVRHAGGRLDDRPRRVVVGRPVEYAGARPDPTLARQRYDLMLKDFGVELHYVYEPLGAAYSYAQRLTDPATILIADFGGGTTDFSVVTVAEAGATRRCTPLAAAGVGIAGDRFDQRIVSHLLLPLLGKGGAYRSFGKVLEIPGGYFNDFADWSRLALMRNRRTLEELRKLHRDALDPAPIGRLISLIEHEQGFPLYDAVGRAKRALSSEPHAEFRFEGGGVEIAADVSRADFERWIAPDLVRIEAAMDAALAKAGVDADAIDRVFLTGGSSLIPAIRTLFERRFGEGRIETGNELTSISHGLALIGETVDLAQWTD is encoded by the coding sequence CTGGGGCTGGATTTCGGGACGACCAACACCGTCGTCTCGCTGAGCGACGGGCAGGGACGGTCGGACCTGATCGCCTTCGCCGGTGCCGAGGCGACGGGCGAGGTCTTCCGCTCGGCGCTGTGCTTCTGGGAAGAGGAGCGAGGCTGGAACGGGATCGCGCACGAAGCGGGCCCCTGGGCGATCGCCGAATTTCTTTCGGCACCGCTCGACAGCCGATTCATCCAGTCGTTCAAGACCGTGGCCGCGAGCCCGCTGTTCGAACGGGCGCTGATCTTCAACACACCGTTCCGCTTCGAGGATATGGGCCGGCTGTTCCTGCAGTCGCTGGTCCGCCACGCCGGCGGACGGCTCGATGACCGTCCGCGTCGGGTCGTCGTCGGGCGCCCGGTCGAATATGCCGGTGCGCGGCCCGACCCCACGCTCGCCCGCCAACGTTACGACCTGATGCTGAAGGACTTCGGCGTCGAGCTTCATTATGTCTACGAACCGCTTGGCGCCGCCTACAGCTATGCCCAGCGGCTGACCGATCCGGCCACGATCCTGATCGCCGATTTCGGCGGCGGTACGACCGACTTTTCGGTGGTCACCGTGGCGGAGGCGGGCGCCACCCGGCGCTGCACACCGCTTGCCGCTGCCGGCGTCGGCATCGCCGGCGACCGATTCGACCAGCGGATCGTCAGCCATCTGTTGCTGCCGCTGCTGGGGAAGGGCGGTGCCTATCGATCGTTCGGTAAAGTGCTGGAAATCCCCGGCGGCTATTTCAACGACTTCGCAGACTGGTCGCGCCTGGCGCTGATGCGCAACCGCCGCACGCTGGAGGAATTGCGCAAGCTGCATCGCGACGCGCTCGACCCTGCGCCGATCGGGCGGCTGATTTCGCTGATCGAGCACGAACAGGGGTTTCCGCTGTACGACGCCGTCGGCCGCGCCAAGCGCGCGCTGTCGAGCGAACCCCATGCCGAATTCCGCTTCGAAGGGGGCGGGGTGGAGATAGCGGCAGACGTCAGCCGCGCCGACTTCGAACGCTGGATCGCGCCCGACCTCGTCCGGATCGAAGCGGCGATGGATGCGGCGCTGGCCAAAGCGGGCGTGGACGCCGACGCGATCGACCGCGTCTTTTTGACCGGTGGATCATCGCTGATCCCCGCGATCCGCACGCTGTTCGAGCGGCGATTCGGGGAAGGGCGGATCGAAACAGGAAACGAGCTGACCTCGATTTCCCACGGCCTCGCGCTGATCGGTGAGACGGTCGATCTCGCGCAGTGGACGGACTGA
- a CDS encoding reverse transcriptase-like protein: MTKLFFDGGLRPAGMELAVVVGGRMHVARGLGLGTSMEAEWRALIVAVRLAVELGVEDAVLLGDAAAVIAQASGAVRVPMAYRSLAEAFRAMPKPDRIRLRYVRRAQNLAGIALERLHGGRVMFPPLV, encoded by the coding sequence GTGACCAAGCTGTTCTTCGATGGTGGCCTGCGTCCGGCCGGGATGGAGCTGGCGGTGGTCGTCGGCGGGCGGATGCACGTTGCGCGGGGTCTGGGGCTGGGGACCAGCATGGAAGCCGAATGGCGCGCGCTGATCGTGGCCGTGAGGCTGGCGGTCGAACTGGGCGTCGAGGATGCGGTGTTGCTGGGTGACGCCGCTGCGGTGATCGCGCAGGCAAGCGGGGCGGTGCGGGTGCCGATGGCCTATCGGTCGCTGGCGGAAGCGTTTCGAGCGATGCCGAAGCCGGATCGCATCCGCCTTCGCTACGTTCGCCGCGCGCAGAACCTCGCCGGCATCGCGCTTGAGCGATTGCATGGCGGACGGGTGATGTTTCCGCCGCTGGTCTGA
- a CDS encoding DUF2147 domain-containing protein, whose amino-acid sequence MRGSLCAITAAVLALGTAPATAAPAAGGQTLSGEWRNVKNTVHIRAYPCGDAVCGTIIWASPKAQASAREKGTERLEGTQIFREFRPTGDGGYTGKVFVPTVGRTFAGKLRVTPDDKLVGKGCVLGGLFCKSTTWLRLN is encoded by the coding sequence ATGCGCGGAAGTTTGTGCGCGATAACGGCCGCCGTGCTGGCGCTCGGCACTGCCCCCGCGACCGCAGCGCCAGCCGCAGGCGGCCAGACGCTGAGCGGTGAATGGCGTAATGTGAAGAACACCGTCCATATCCGCGCCTATCCCTGCGGCGATGCGGTGTGCGGTACGATCATTTGGGCCAGTCCCAAGGCCCAGGCCTCGGCGCGTGAAAAGGGGACCGAGCGGCTGGAGGGGACGCAGATCTTCCGCGAATTCCGCCCGACCGGCGACGGTGGGTATACCGGCAAGGTGTTTGTGCCGACCGTCGGCCGCACCTTTGCAGGCAAGCTGCGCGTGACGCCCGACGACAAGCTGGTCGGCAAGGGCTGCGTGCTCGGAGGTCTGTTCTGCAAATCGACGACATGGCTGCGGCTGAACTGA
- a CDS encoding deoxyribodipyrimidine photo-lyase, which translates to MSDPVILWLRQDLRLHDQPALVAAAHAGAVIPVYILDDKAPGDWAIGAAQRWWLHHALEAFGKALKDKGSRLILRRGDALTELHKLSEETGASHIHAIRHYEPWWRKAEDALGDRLCLHDGNHLAPIEDVTTGSGGLFKVYSSFWKALATRMPPEEPLPAPRAISAPSTWPTSDALADWNLLPTKPDWSGGFEVWTPGEAAAREAARDFADRVAAYDVDRNMPSIDGSSRLSPHLHMGEISPRDAWHLVGGGKAALTFHKELAWRDFTSGVILDRPDYADANGRPKFDKLPWRHAPKDLKAWQQGRTGYPIVDAGMRQLWATGWMHNRVRMITASFLIKHLLIDWREGERWFWDCLVDADFGNNAVNWQWVAGTGIDSNMWGRIMAPLVQSEKFDAADYIREWVPELAKISDAAIHDPETAGCRPAAYPKPIIGHREARERALEAGRAAR; encoded by the coding sequence ATGTCCGATCCCGTGATCCTCTGGCTGCGCCAAGACCTTCGCCTGCACGATCAACCCGCCCTCGTCGCGGCCGCGCATGCCGGGGCGGTGATCCCGGTCTATATTCTCGACGACAAGGCGCCGGGCGACTGGGCGATCGGTGCGGCGCAGCGGTGGTGGCTGCACCATGCGCTGGAGGCTTTCGGGAAAGCGCTGAAGGACAAGGGCTCGCGCCTGATCCTGCGCCGGGGCGATGCGCTGACGGAACTTCACAAACTCTCTGAGGAAACGGGTGCAAGTCACATCCATGCCATTCGTCATTACGAGCCGTGGTGGCGCAAGGCGGAGGACGCGCTGGGCGATCGGCTCTGCCTGCATGACGGCAATCACCTGGCACCGATAGAGGACGTCACGACGGGATCGGGCGGGCTGTTCAAGGTCTATTCGTCGTTCTGGAAGGCGCTCGCGACACGCATGCCGCCCGAGGAGCCTTTGCCCGCGCCGCGCGCGATTTCCGCCCCCTCCACATGGCCGACGTCGGATGCGCTCGCCGACTGGAATCTGCTCCCGACCAAGCCCGACTGGTCGGGCGGCTTCGAGGTCTGGACGCCGGGCGAAGCGGCGGCACGGGAGGCGGCAAGGGATTTTGCCGACCGTGTCGCAGCCTATGACGTCGACCGCAATATGCCCTCGATCGACGGCAGCTCGCGTCTGTCGCCGCACCTGCACATGGGCGAAATCTCGCCGCGCGATGCCTGGCATCTGGTCGGCGGCGGCAAGGCGGCGCTGACGTTCCACAAGGAGCTTGCTTGGCGCGATTTCACCAGCGGCGTGATCCTCGACCGGCCCGACTATGCCGACGCCAACGGTCGACCCAAGTTCGACAAGCTGCCGTGGCGACACGCGCCTAAGGACCTGAAGGCTTGGCAGCAGGGACGCACCGGTTATCCCATCGTCGATGCCGGCATGCGCCAGCTGTGGGCGACGGGGTGGATGCACAATCGCGTCCGGATGATCACTGCCAGCTTCCTGATTAAGCACCTGCTAATCGACTGGCGCGAGGGCGAACGCTGGTTCTGGGACTGTCTGGTCGACGCCGATTTCGGCAACAATGCGGTCAATTGGCAGTGGGTCGCGGGCACGGGCATCGATTCGAATATGTGGGGCCGCATCATGGCGCCGCTCGTGCAATCCGAGAAATTCGACGCGGCGGACTATATCCGCGAATGGGTACCCGAACTCGCCAAGATATCCGACGCGGCGATCCACGACCCGGAAACCGCCGGCTGTCGTCCGGCCGCCTACCCCAAGCCGATCATCGGTCATCGCGAGGCGCGTGAACGGGCGCTGGAGGCGGGACGGGCGGCACGCTGA
- a CDS encoding DUF2029 domain-containing protein: MRALTDPKLRLIVLLSVAIAARALALGNPLVHVDEDFYFVAAGKMLDGALPFVDLWDRKPLGLFLVYAPAAALPFPLGIWAYQAMALASVVATAMIIARFATRAGWATGGTAAGIAYILWLDMMGGVGGQSPVFYNLLMATGAWLTATADGPTRRRRGLAAMAVVGLAIQVKYSVVFEGMMFGLWLLVGEWRARRSAATLIGYGTGLVALAVGPTAAVFIAYAAAGHADAFVYANFTSITLRKPDPWPYPLTAALELLLILSPLIAMTGGSSRLRPADGDPRMRRFVYIWLAAALAAIAIFGGFYEHYGLPAALPGAIGASGFLGAGHWRGRATVAILGFAALVALGTVTVNRYRRGDGADLAKLTDAIGRGPGCLYIYSGPAMPYRVTQRCTLTAYLFPSHMQHGRETGAIGVDQATELRRIFARRPDVVVNQPLYPGEREDIRSLYHALLARDYRLSAVTPIGDHDIQVWVRR; the protein is encoded by the coding sequence ATGCGGGCCCTGACCGATCCGAAACTGCGTCTGATAGTCCTGCTATCGGTGGCCATCGCCGCGCGAGCACTGGCGTTGGGAAATCCACTCGTCCATGTCGACGAGGATTTCTACTTCGTCGCGGCCGGCAAGATGCTCGATGGCGCCCTGCCGTTCGTCGACCTGTGGGATCGCAAGCCGCTCGGCCTGTTCCTCGTCTATGCGCCGGCCGCGGCCCTGCCGTTCCCGCTCGGTATCTGGGCCTATCAGGCGATGGCGCTGGCCAGCGTGGTCGCGACGGCGATGATCATCGCCCGCTTCGCGACCCGCGCCGGCTGGGCGACAGGCGGGACCGCGGCGGGCATCGCCTATATCCTATGGCTCGACATGATGGGCGGTGTCGGTGGACAGTCACCGGTCTTCTACAACCTGCTCATGGCGACAGGCGCATGGCTGACGGCGACTGCCGACGGGCCGACGCGTCGCCGCAGGGGTCTTGCCGCGATGGCGGTCGTCGGGCTGGCGATCCAGGTCAAATACAGCGTCGTCTTCGAAGGCATGATGTTCGGTCTGTGGCTGCTCGTCGGCGAATGGCGTGCGCGACGGTCGGCGGCGACGCTTATCGGCTACGGTACGGGGCTGGTCGCACTGGCAGTAGGGCCGACGGCGGCGGTCTTCATCGCCTATGCCGCGGCAGGTCATGCCGACGCGTTCGTCTACGCCAATTTCACCTCGATCACGCTGCGCAAGCCCGATCCCTGGCCCTATCCGCTGACCGCTGCGTTGGAGCTACTTCTCATCCTGTCGCCGCTGATCGCGATGACCGGTGGGTCGAGCCGGCTGCGACCGGCCGACGGCGATCCCCGGATGCGCCGGTTCGTCTATATATGGCTAGCGGCGGCGCTGGCCGCCATCGCCATCTTCGGCGGCTTCTACGAACATTATGGTCTGCCCGCCGCTCTGCCAGGTGCGATCGGCGCGTCCGGATTCCTAGGCGCCGGCCATTGGCGCGGACGCGCGACCGTCGCCATCCTTGGTTTCGCCGCACTGGTCGCGCTGGGCACCGTGACGGTCAATCGCTACCGCCGGGGGGACGGCGCCGACCTCGCCAAGCTGACCGACGCGATCGGTCGGGGGCCCGGGTGCCTGTACATCTATTCCGGCCCCGCAATGCCGTACCGCGTGACCCAGCGCTGCACGCTGACGGCCTATCTTTTCCCCAGCCATATGCAGCATGGACGCGAAACCGGGGCGATCGGCGTGGATCAGGCGACCGAGCTGCGGCGCATCTTCGCCCGCCGGCCGGACGTCGTCGTCAACCAACCGCTGTATCCCGGCGAGCGCGAGGATATCCGATCGCTCTACCATGCTCTGCTCGCGCGGGACTATCGGTTGTCGGCCGTAACCCCGATCGGCGACCATGATATCCAGGTCTGGGTGCGACGGTAG
- a CDS encoding CDP-alcohol phosphatidyltransferase family protein, whose amino-acid sequence MASLPSDAPKLTRIQENWLAARERRILNWLCARMPASVTPDRLTALGMFGAAMIFVGYLGSNFGSAWLLLSLAGYAIQWFGDSMDGSLARFRRIERPSYGYFLDHSCDGLANLLIVGGIGLSPFVTMDVAMVALAGYFLMSIHAFLSARVMGELRLSYLAAGPTELRLFLMALTIAMMVVGPDRDVIGSISGFDLIVGAIGAILILLFVVQTLSVSRLLLARGEQKD is encoded by the coding sequence ATGGCAAGCCTTCCATCCGACGCCCCAAAGCTCACTCGCATCCAGGAAAACTGGCTGGCCGCGCGGGAACGGCGCATTCTCAACTGGTTGTGCGCGCGGATGCCCGCATCGGTGACGCCGGACCGGCTGACGGCGCTCGGGATGTTCGGCGCGGCGATGATCTTCGTCGGGTATTTGGGCAGCAATTTCGGCTCGGCATGGCTGCTGCTGTCGCTGGCCGGCTATGCCATCCAATGGTTCGGGGATTCGATGGACGGCAGCCTGGCGCGGTTCCGGCGGATCGAACGGCCGTCCTACGGCTATTTCCTCGACCACAGCTGCGACGGTCTCGCCAATCTGCTGATCGTCGGCGGGATCGGCCTGTCACCGTTCGTTACGATGGACGTCGCGATGGTCGCGCTGGCAGGCTATTTCCTGATGTCGATCCACGCCTTCCTGTCGGCGCGAGTCATGGGCGAGTTGCGCCTGTCCTATCTCGCTGCCGGCCCGACCGAGCTGCGGCTGTTCCTGATGGCCCTGACCATCGCGATGATGGTTGTCGGTCCCGACCGCGACGTCATCGGCAGCATTTCCGGCTTCGACCTGATTGTCGGCGCGATCGGCGCGATCCTGATCCTGTTGTTCGTTGTCCAGACGCTGTCGGTGTCGCGCCTGCTCCTGGCCCGCGGCGAACAGAAGGACTGA